Proteins co-encoded in one Quercus robur chromosome 8, dhQueRobu3.1, whole genome shotgun sequence genomic window:
- the LOC126697537 gene encoding aspartic proteinase PCS1-like, with protein MAYLQSLLHLHLIIFLIMNQTQVSLCATQKTLILPLKTQTLPHGLVPKRLNPTSKISFHHNVTLTVTLTVGSPPQSVSMVLDTGSELSWLHCKKTQNFNSIFNPLSSKSYSPTPCSSPVCRTRTRTLPIPASCDQNKLCHATVSYADASSMEGNLASETFYIGNSARPGTIFGCMDTGFSSNSDEDSKTTGIMGLNRGSLSFITQMGFPKFSYCISGRDSSGILLFGEASFSWLKPLNYTPLIQITDPLPYFDRVAYTVQLEGIKVSEKVLPLPKSVFVPDHTGAGQTMVDSGTQFTFLLGPVYTALKNEYMQQTKGILKLLNDPNFVFQGAMDLCYLVPLNRPILPQLPKVSLMFRGAEMVVSGERLMYRVPGMVRGGNSVYCFTFGNSDLLGTEAFVIGHHHQQNLWMEFDLVKSRVGLAEVRCDLASQKLGLGV; from the coding sequence aTGGCCTATCTTCAATCTTTACTTCATCTTCATCTCATTATTTTCTTGATAATGAACCAAACCCAAGTTTCTCTCTGTGCAACACAAAAAACACTCATATTACCTCTTAAAACCCAAACACTCCCACATGGTTTGGTCCCAAAAAGACTAAATCCTACAAGCAAAATCTCTTTCCACCACAATGTTACCTTAACAGTCACACTAACCGTTGGCTCGCCTCCACAGAGTGTTTCCATGGTCCTCGACACAGGTAGTGAACTCTCTTGGCTACACtgcaaaaaaacccaaaacttcaaCTCCATATTCAACCCACTTTCCTCCAAGTCTTATTCACCAACCCCGTGTTCCTCACCCGTTTGCAGAACCCGGACCCGAACCCTGCCCATACCCGCTTCCTGCGACCAGAATAAACTCTGCCACGCAACTGTTTCCTATGCTGACGCTTCCTCCATGGAAGGAAATCTCGCGTCCGAAACTTTTTATATCGGAAACTCGGCACGGCCCGGTACGATATTCGGGTGTATGGATACCGGGTTCAGTTCCAACTCCGATGAGGACTCCAAGACCACCGGGATAATGGGTCTGAACCGCGGGTCCTTATCGTTCATTACCCAGATGGGGTTTCCGAAATTTTCGTACTGCATATCGGGTCGTGACTCGTCCGGTATTTTGCTTTTCGGAGAAGCGAGTTTCAGCTGGCTAAAGCCTTTGAACTACACTCCTTTGATTCAAATCACGGACCCATTACCGTATTTTGATAGAGTAGCGTATACGGTTCAGCTCGAAGGGATTAAAGTATCGGAAAAAGTGTTGCCGCTTCCGAAATCGGTTTTTGTTCCGGACCATACCGGTGCCGGTCAAACAATGGTCGACTCGGGCACTCAGTTCACGTTCCTTCTCGGACCGGTTTACACGGCTTTAAAGAACGAGTACATGCAACAAACAAAGGGAATACTAAAGCTTTTGAACGATCCCAACTTTGTTTTCCAAGGAGCTATGGATTTGTGTTACTTGGTCCCTTTGAACCGGCCGATTTTGCCCCAGTTACCAAAAGTAAGCTTGATGTTTCGGGGTGCCGAAATGGTTGTATCGGGTGAGAGGTTAATGTATCGGGTACCCGGTATGGTGAGGGGTGGGAATTCGGTGTATTGTTTCACATTTGGGAACTCTGACTTGTTGGGCACAGAGGCTTTTGTGATTGGTCATCATCATCAGCAGAATTTGTGGATGGAGTTTGATTTGGTGAAATCTAGGGTTGGACTTGCCGAGGTGAGGTGTGATCTTGCAAGTCAAAAGCTTGGATTGGGTGTTTAA